In Carya illinoinensis cultivar Pawnee chromosome 9, C.illinoinensisPawnee_v1, whole genome shotgun sequence, the following are encoded in one genomic region:
- the LOC122277173 gene encoding NDR1/HIN1-like protein 26, translating into MHPKPANQSRQIKRHHTPREIVHRVRESLTTRVSKMLCAIFLMFLLVLGLIAFILWLSLRPHRPRFHVEEFSVPGLGQATAFENAQISFNVTIRNPNEHIGIYYDSMDGSVYYKDQKIGSNPLLFPFYQEPKNTTVVVDLLSGEALTVNSQRWTEFMNDRAAGMVVFRLQITSIIRFKISRWSSRHHRAHANCEVSVGPDGEILPTSRDKRCPVYFT; encoded by the coding sequence atgcatcCCAAACCGGCCAATCAGTCCCGACAGATAAAACGCCACCACACCCCACGGGAAATAGTCCACCGAGTCCGAGAAAGCCTCACCACCCGTGTCTCCAAGATGTTATGTgccattttcttgatgtttcTATTAGTGCTCGGTTTGATCGCTTTCATTCTATGGCTTAGTCTGCGTCCACACCGCCCGAGATTCCATGTCGAAGAGTTTTCAGTTCCGGGTCTGGGCCAAGCAACCGCATTTGAGAACGCACAAATATCTTTCAACGTGACGATCCGGAACCCGAACGAACACATCGGCATCTACTACGATTCTATGGACGGGTCAGTTTACTATAAGGATCAGAAAATCGGGTCGAATCCGTTGTTGTTCCCGTTTTACCAGGAGCCGAAGAATACTACAGTGGTGGTAGACCTACTGAGTGGGGAGGCATTGACGGTGAATAGCCAGCGTTGGACAGAGTTCATGAATGATCGTGCGGCGGGAATGGTGGTGTTCCGTCTGCAAATAACCTCAATCATCCGATTTAAGATCTCCAGGTGGAGTAGCAGGCACCATCGGGCCCACGCCAACTGTGAAGTTTCTGTGGGACCCGACGGGGAGATCTTGCCAACTTCTAGGGACAAGAGATGCCCCGTTTATTTCACTTGA
- the LOC122276773 gene encoding protein NDR1-like, with amino-acid sequence MADDLEEPSQSQPILQQAPEPEPSIYVWILQFVSVLIFSSVVIWLCLTPKSPICFITHAYVPALDGGNSTSHRPHNTSILLNFEFLNPNKRMGIYYKDICITLYCSDAVIGSNSLPDFYQGYKKTTAYEVPVSADLQFCKGITNGTARLKVCLGSVVRYKIFRSKTKHHRLFNEANLRIGSNGRMSGEKNIKLMHHKSKLTKN; translated from the coding sequence ATGGCTGATGATCTCGAAGAACCCTCACAATCTCAACCCATTCTCCAACAAGCCCCTGAACCCGAACCTTCAATATATGTGTGGATTCTCCAATTTGTATCCGTGTTGATATTTTCCTCGGTGGTAATATGGCTATGTCTAACTCCAAAGAGTCCCATTTGCTTCATCACCCACGCCTACGTTCCAGCCTTGGACGGTGGGAATTCTACCTCTCATCGTCCCCACAACACCTCCATTCTCTTGAATTTCGAGTTCTTAAACCCCAACAAAAGGATGGGAATCTACTACAAGGACATCTGCATAACATTGTATTGCAGTGATGCTGTCATTGGCTCCAACTCTTTGCCGGATTTCTATCAAGGTTACAAAAAGACTACAGCTTATGAAGTGCCAGTGAGTGCTGATCTACAATTCTGTAAAGGAATTACGAATGGGACAGCACGGTTGAAGGTTTGCTTGGGAAGTGTTGTCAGATATAAGATATTCAGATCCAAGACAAAGCATCACCGGTTATTTAATGAAGCTAATTTGCGTATCGGTTCAAATGGGAGGATGTCAGGAGAGAAGAATATAAAGCTAATGCACCACAAGTCAAAGCTGACAAAAAATTGA
- the LOC122276621 gene encoding probable UDP-3-O-acylglucosamine N-acyltransferase 2, mitochondrial isoform X2 yields the protein MKFEVVLQYYCLWKCLEDGAGLSHQEFQRWQNGGGQFHKSACIDPTALIETGAIVHPKSVVGAYVHIGSGTVIGPSVTIGQLTKIGYNVALSNCSIGDSCVIHNGVCIGQDGFGFLVDEKGDIVKKTQLLDARVGNHVEIGANTCIDRGSWRDTVIGDHSKIDNLVQVGHNVVVGKSCMLCGQVGIAGSVTIGDYVTFGGRVAVRDHVSIVSKVRLAATSCVTKDIKEPGDYGGFPAVPIHEWRRQVASQSWASKKN from the exons ATGAAGTTTGAAGTTGTTTTGCAGTATTATTGTTTGTGGAAATGTCTGG AGGATGGTGCTGGACTAAGCCACCAAGAATTCCAGAGATGGCAAAATGGAGGTGGGCAATTCCACAAGTCAGCTTGCATTGATCCGACAGCACTCATAGAGACTGGTGCTATAGTTCATCCAAAATCCGTTGTAGGTGCATATGTTCATATCGGATCGGGAACTGTAATCGGACCTTCTGTTACAATTGGCCAATTGACAAAAATAGG ATATAATGTCGCACTCAGTAATTGCAGCATAGGCGATTCATGTGTAATCCACAATGGAGTTTGCATTGGTCAAGATG GATTTGGTTTTCTTGTGGATGAAAAGGGGGACATCGTTAAGAAGACTCAA TTGCTGGATGCTAGGGTGGGGAACCATGTGGAGATTGGTGCAAATACATGTATTGATAGGGGGAG TTGGAGAGATACAGTTATAGGGGATCATTCAAAGATAGATAATTTAGTTCAG GTTGGTCATAATGTAGTTGTTGGGAAAAGTTGCATGCTTTGTGGACAAGTTGGGATTGCGGGTTCAGTGAC GATAGGAGACTATGTTACTTTTGGGGGAAGGGTAGCAGTCCGGGATCACGTTTCCATTGTTTCAAAG GTCAGGCTTGCTGCTACTAGCTGTGTCACCAAGGATATCAAAGAACCTGGGGATTATGGCGGCTTCCCTGCT GTTCCAATTCATGAGTGGCGAAGACAAGTTGCTTCACAATCTTGGGcatcaaagaaaaattaa
- the LOC122276621 gene encoding probable UDP-3-O-acylglucosamine N-acyltransferase 2, mitochondrial isoform X3 yields the protein MSGLEDGAGLSHQEFQRWQNGGGQFHKSACIDPTALIETGAIVHPKSVVGAYVHIGSGTVIGPSVTIGQLTKIGYNVALSNCSIGDSCVIHNGVCIGQDGFGFLVDEKGDIVKKTQLLDARVGNHVEIGANTCIDRGSWRDTVIGDHSKIDNLVQVGHNVVVGKSCMLCGQVGIAGSVTIGDYVTFGGRVAVRDHVSIVSKVRLAATSCVTKDIKEPGDYGGFPAVPIHEWRRQVASQSWASKKN from the exons ATGTCTGG ATTAGAGGATGGTGCTGGACTAAGCCACCAAGAATTCCAGAGATGGCAAAATGGAGGTGGGCAATTCCACAAGTCAGCTTGCATTGATCCGACAGCACTCATAGAGACTGGTGCTATAGTTCATCCAAAATCCGTTGTAGGTGCATATGTTCATATCGGATCGGGAACTGTAATCGGACCTTCTGTTACAATTGGCCAATTGACAAAAATAGG ATATAATGTCGCACTCAGTAATTGCAGCATAGGCGATTCATGTGTAATCCACAATGGAGTTTGCATTGGTCAAGATG GATTTGGTTTTCTTGTGGATGAAAAGGGGGACATCGTTAAGAAGACTCAA TTGCTGGATGCTAGGGTGGGGAACCATGTGGAGATTGGTGCAAATACATGTATTGATAGGGGGAG TTGGAGAGATACAGTTATAGGGGATCATTCAAAGATAGATAATTTAGTTCAG GTTGGTCATAATGTAGTTGTTGGGAAAAGTTGCATGCTTTGTGGACAAGTTGGGATTGCGGGTTCAGTGAC GATAGGAGACTATGTTACTTTTGGGGGAAGGGTAGCAGTCCGGGATCACGTTTCCATTGTTTCAAAG GTCAGGCTTGCTGCTACTAGCTGTGTCACCAAGGATATCAAAGAACCTGGGGATTATGGCGGCTTCCCTGCT GTTCCAATTCATGAGTGGCGAAGACAAGTTGCTTCACAATCTTGGGcatcaaagaaaaattaa
- the LOC122276621 gene encoding probable UDP-3-O-acylglucosamine N-acyltransferase 2, mitochondrial isoform X1 — protein sequence MAQAVRKLYNLGSSFSPISHRIYNKHKANSQGLYALSPWGKSIRCHFSVGNCQAGSSASSDTSEDGAGLSHQEFQRWQNGGGQFHKSACIDPTALIETGAIVHPKSVVGAYVHIGSGTVIGPSVTIGQLTKIGYNVALSNCSIGDSCVIHNGVCIGQDGFGFLVDEKGDIVKKTQLLDARVGNHVEIGANTCIDRGSWRDTVIGDHSKIDNLVQVGHNVVVGKSCMLCGQVGIAGSVTIGDYVTFGGRVAVRDHVSIVSKVRLAATSCVTKDIKEPGDYGGFPAVPIHEWRRQVASQSWASKKN from the exons atGGCACAAGCTGTTCGAAAACTATACAACTTGGGCTCCTCCTTCTCTCCAATATCTCACCGCATTTACAACAAGCACAAGGCGAATAGTCAAGGCCTATATGCGTTATCTCCATGGGGAAAAAGTATTCGTTGTCATTTCTCAGTGGGAAATTGCCAAGCCGGGTCTAGTGCTTCATCTGATACGTCTG AGGATGGTGCTGGACTAAGCCACCAAGAATTCCAGAGATGGCAAAATGGAGGTGGGCAATTCCACAAGTCAGCTTGCATTGATCCGACAGCACTCATAGAGACTGGTGCTATAGTTCATCCAAAATCCGTTGTAGGTGCATATGTTCATATCGGATCGGGAACTGTAATCGGACCTTCTGTTACAATTGGCCAATTGACAAAAATAGG ATATAATGTCGCACTCAGTAATTGCAGCATAGGCGATTCATGTGTAATCCACAATGGAGTTTGCATTGGTCAAGATG GATTTGGTTTTCTTGTGGATGAAAAGGGGGACATCGTTAAGAAGACTCAA TTGCTGGATGCTAGGGTGGGGAACCATGTGGAGATTGGTGCAAATACATGTATTGATAGGGGGAG TTGGAGAGATACAGTTATAGGGGATCATTCAAAGATAGATAATTTAGTTCAG GTTGGTCATAATGTAGTTGTTGGGAAAAGTTGCATGCTTTGTGGACAAGTTGGGATTGCGGGTTCAGTGAC GATAGGAGACTATGTTACTTTTGGGGGAAGGGTAGCAGTCCGGGATCACGTTTCCATTGTTTCAAAG GTCAGGCTTGCTGCTACTAGCTGTGTCACCAAGGATATCAAAGAACCTGGGGATTATGGCGGCTTCCCTGCT GTTCCAATTCATGAGTGGCGAAGACAAGTTGCTTCACAATCTTGGGcatcaaagaaaaattaa
- the LOC122276623 gene encoding protein NDR1-like codes for MKCESFESSNPLDDDTCIANNFYVWLLQVVALLGILALALWLIFRPRSPKYTIVDFSIPQSSLVKDGQNGTILYDLEIENPNEDSSIYYDDILFAFYFGQDTVGERTIPSFHQGIGKTRQVIDRVDVNPRVWKSLLSAISNATADVKVGLSTKFRYKTLGKKSKHHKLELEGQLKVGSDGKISGKKKKIKLHHASKKWRRYKA; via the coding sequence ATGAAATGCGAGTCCTTTGAAAGTTCAAACCCTCTTGATGATGACACCTGTATAGCCAATAACTTCTACGTCTGGCTTCTCCAAGTTGTAGCACTCTTGGGTATTCTAGCCCTTGCTCTATGGCTAATCTTCCGTCCCCGATCCCCAAAGTACACCATTGTCGACTTCTCCATCCCCCAGTCCTCGTTAGTCAAGGATGGACAAAACGGGACCATCTTGTATGACCTTGAAATTGAAAATCCAAACGAAGACTCCAGTATATACTATGATGACATTTTGTTCGCATTTTATTTTGGGCAGGATACTGTAGGGGAGAGAACCATACCTTCTTTCCATCAGGGGATAGGTAAAACTCGTCAAGTAATTGATCGTGTGGATGTCAATCCACGAGTGTGGAAGTCTCTTCTCAGTGCAATATCAAATGCAACAGCCGATGTGAAGGTTGGGTTATCAACTAAGTTTCGATATAAGACGTTGGGAAAGAAGAGTAAGCATCATAAATTAGAATTGGAGGGTCAACTAAAAGTTGGCTCGGATGGGAAGATTTCaggcaagaagaagaagattaagCTACACCATGCTTCAAAGAAATGGAGGAGGTATAAAGCTTGA